One stretch of Streptomyces sp. NBC_00443 DNA includes these proteins:
- a CDS encoding Yip1 family protein, producing MDLEDPASVCWRGGDSRTWPERAWRRRAITVLMVAGLLASMALNAVVGWPDASGALTFAQRMSGVLFVLSGLVLGAAAIAAFDYQGRRQFRFSGAIVLLGVLITLATDSLLLFMWFEEMEYTHYALVFMSLWCWSVWMLWLLVRGKAWQGVPGPKRFAAGVVATALLTGVSLAYSTMYQPAAAPMHFILKAEFGKPRADRTLPFIHVPVTLYMRNTGEIPVYIINDIFTIRGRNAQYSDRPERGDFVREWKESAEVWGDPGNAERHVRKIRYTKLSSGHFYGPGSRLETGQEYTLQHVFQLPKDPSYDTISVDLQVSYMRKDRGKLDVETFGTPHYSWSEGEGRYYCPPERGCSPRLVYHGRLRHNNNLVNVTRKTRYVTAIWYPGDDDPISSISSFDYGLESGFEREERRELDRYGATKVRANSAVPVAELLTSSGA from the coding sequence ATGGATCTGGAGGACCCGGCATCCGTGTGCTGGCGCGGAGGGGACAGTAGGACGTGGCCCGAGCGCGCTTGGAGAAGGCGCGCGATCACCGTGCTCATGGTGGCTGGACTGCTCGCGTCCATGGCGCTCAACGCGGTGGTCGGATGGCCTGACGCCTCGGGCGCTCTGACTTTCGCGCAACGGATGAGTGGGGTTCTGTTCGTCCTTTCGGGTCTGGTGCTGGGCGCGGCAGCGATCGCGGCATTCGACTACCAGGGGAGGCGACAGTTCAGGTTCTCAGGGGCGATCGTCCTGCTGGGGGTGCTCATCACGCTGGCCACTGACAGTCTTCTTCTGTTCATGTGGTTCGAAGAAATGGAGTACACGCACTACGCGCTGGTGTTCATGTCCCTCTGGTGCTGGTCTGTGTGGATGCTGTGGCTGCTTGTCCGCGGAAAAGCGTGGCAGGGAGTTCCAGGACCCAAGAGATTTGCGGCCGGGGTGGTCGCCACCGCGCTGCTGACTGGTGTGAGCCTGGCGTATTCAACCATGTACCAGCCTGCGGCAGCCCCGATGCACTTCATTCTGAAGGCAGAGTTCGGGAAGCCGCGGGCGGACCGTACGCTCCCATTCATCCATGTTCCGGTGACACTTTACATGAGAAACACCGGAGAGATTCCGGTGTACATCATCAATGACATCTTCACGATCCGCGGCAGGAATGCTCAGTATTCCGATCGTCCTGAGAGGGGGGACTTCGTGAGGGAGTGGAAAGAGAGCGCGGAGGTGTGGGGGGATCCCGGAAATGCGGAACGCCACGTCAGGAAAATCAGGTACACCAAGCTGAGCAGCGGACATTTCTATGGTCCGGGAAGCCGACTCGAGACCGGACAGGAGTACACTCTTCAGCATGTTTTTCAGCTTCCCAAGGACCCCAGTTACGACACCATCAGTGTCGACTTGCAGGTGTCCTACATGAGAAAGGATCGAGGGAAGCTCGATGTTGAAACGTTTGGAACTCCTCATTATTCATGGAGCGAAGGAGAAGGGCGATACTACTGCCCCCCGGAGCGGGGGTGCAGCCCACGCCTCGTTTATCACGGAAGGCTGCGACACAATAACAACCTCGTCAATGTGACGCGTAAAACACGCTACGTGACGGCGATCTGGTATCCCGGGGACGATGATCCCATTTCCTCCATCTCATCGTTCGATTACGGACTGGAGAGCGGTTTTGAGCGGGAAGAGAGGAGGGAGCTGGACAGGTATGGGGCCACGAAGGTCCGTGCCAACTCCGCGGTGCCCGTCGCGGAACTGCTGACTTCTTCCGGCGCCTGA
- a CDS encoding DUF6879 family protein, translating into MLAAEEFGRLFETFERTAFRLETLAVYDVDEEREEIVRFLAGEDMGPDWDDNPWVRSMTDNGKSVSRVHVLRSPLTEYLRYELAAYPGNIKAGESIGIIDLAEQEVTGLPDHDFWLFDDRDVYRMHYTPEGKFVGGEHLPADRLAEYQGYRDVALTHAVPFASYWERHH; encoded by the coding sequence ATGCTCGCGGCTGAGGAGTTCGGCCGTCTCTTCGAGACCTTCGAGCGCACGGCCTTCCGGTTGGAAACTCTCGCCGTCTACGACGTTGACGAAGAGCGCGAAGAGATCGTGCGGTTCCTCGCGGGCGAGGACATGGGGCCGGACTGGGACGACAACCCATGGGTGCGCTCGATGACGGACAACGGCAAGAGCGTGTCGCGCGTGCACGTCCTGCGCTCTCCGCTCACGGAGTACCTCCGGTACGAACTGGCCGCATACCCCGGCAACATCAAGGCGGGCGAGTCCATCGGGATCATCGATCTCGCCGAGCAGGAAGTGACGGGGCTCCCGGATCACGACTTCTGGCTCTTCGACGACCGCGACGTGTACCGGATGCACTACACCCCCGAAGGCAAGTTCGTCGGCGGTGAACACTTGCCCGCTGACCGGCTCGCGGAGTACCAGGGTTACCGAGACGTGGCGCTCACCCACGCCGTGCCGTTCGCGTCCTACTGGGAGCGGCACCACTGA
- a CDS encoding TIGR03936 family radical SAM-associated protein, giving the protein MQRIRLRYTKRGRLRFTSHRDFQRAFERALRRAEVPMAYSAGFTPHPKVSYANAAPTGTGSEAEYLEIALTTARDPEKLRLLLDESMPTGLDIVDAVEARTSGLADRLTASVWEVRLAGVESVEAERAVAAFNAAEAVEVQRMTKNGVRTFDARPAVVQLETQSETADRPTDQPCAILRLVVRHVTPAVRPDDVLSGLRAVADLAPPVPAAVTRLAQGLFDEETGTVTDPLAPDREAATAPPEAETAAAATASA; this is encoded by the coding sequence GTGCAGCGCATCCGACTGCGCTACACCAAGCGCGGCCGCCTCCGGTTCACCAGCCACCGTGACTTCCAGCGCGCCTTCGAGCGTGCGCTGCGCCGTGCCGAGGTGCCGATGGCGTACTCGGCAGGGTTCACGCCGCATCCGAAGGTGTCGTACGCCAATGCCGCACCCACCGGCACGGGCAGTGAGGCGGAGTATCTGGAGATCGCGCTCACCACAGCGCGGGATCCCGAGAAGCTGCGGCTTCTCCTCGACGAGTCGATGCCCACCGGCCTCGACATCGTCGACGCGGTCGAGGCCCGGACCTCGGGGCTCGCCGACCGGCTCACCGCTTCCGTGTGGGAGGTGCGGCTGGCCGGCGTGGAGTCTGTCGAGGCCGAGCGAGCCGTGGCGGCCTTCAACGCCGCCGAGGCGGTCGAGGTCCAGCGGATGACCAAGAACGGCGTCCGCACCTTCGACGCCCGCCCCGCGGTAGTACAACTTGAAACACAGAGTGAAACGGCTGATAGGCCGACCGACCAGCCCTGTGCGATACTGCGGCTGGTTGTTCGGCACGTGACGCCTGCCGTACGACCCGACGACGTCCTGTCCGGTCTCCGCGCCGTGGCCGACCTGGCGCCGCCGGTCCCCGCAGCGGTGACCAGGCTGGCGCAGGGGCTGTTCGATGAAGAGACTGGCACGGTGACCGACCCGCTCGCGCCCGACCGCGAGGCAGCGACGGCCCCACCCGAGGCCGAGACCGCTGCCGCCGCGACGGCGTCGGCGTAA
- a CDS encoding CYTH and CHAD domain-containing protein, which translates to MADTKREIERKYESDDSGLPDLTGVAGVDAVIDKGVAHLDATYYDTADERLATSSITLRRRTGGADAGWHLKFPVAPGVRDEVQAPLSDTLPDTLAGLVRSRVRDTELVPMVRLRSERDVRHLVDTDCGLLAEVSVDAVQADRLAGGSGTAQWTEIEVELADGVDPVLLDKVEKRLRKAGVRPSKSESKLARALAETAPQKLAPVSVEDPVTPGDHVLAYVRAQRDAIVELDPAVRQDVEDSVHSMRVATRRMRSTFKSFGKVLDRAVTDPIGDELKWLAGELGVDRDREVLNERLSAALDEVPHALVYGPVAERLSHWAGDRPGGASSRLIGVLDSHRYLALLDAMDGLLADPPLLKAAGKEPGDALPKAVRKDFGKVSALVERALELEPGSDRDVAIHEARKKTKRTRYAAEAAVPALGKPAKGLVKTMKSLQNLLGEHQDSVMARQTLSELSAVAHTAGESAFTYGLLYGREEQRAAAAEDQLPGVWDGIKDGADVL; encoded by the coding sequence ATGGCGGACACGAAGCGCGAAATCGAGCGGAAATATGAATCCGACGACAGCGGCCTGCCGGATCTGACCGGGGTCGCCGGGGTCGATGCTGTGATCGACAAGGGCGTAGCGCACTTGGACGCCACCTACTACGACACCGCGGACGAGCGCCTCGCCACGTCCTCGATCACACTGCGGCGCCGAACGGGCGGGGCCGACGCGGGCTGGCATCTGAAGTTCCCCGTGGCCCCCGGCGTGCGGGACGAGGTCCAGGCGCCGCTGTCCGACACGCTGCCCGACACCCTTGCCGGGCTCGTCCGCTCCCGGGTCCGGGACACCGAACTGGTGCCCATGGTCCGGCTGCGCTCCGAGCGTGACGTGCGGCATCTCGTGGACACCGACTGCGGGCTGCTCGCGGAGGTCAGTGTGGACGCCGTGCAGGCGGACCGTCTCGCAGGCGGCAGCGGTACCGCGCAGTGGACCGAGATCGAGGTGGAGTTGGCCGACGGCGTGGACCCCGTGTTGCTCGACAAGGTGGAGAAGCGGCTGCGTAAGGCCGGGGTTCGGCCGTCGAAGTCGGAGTCGAAGCTCGCGCGCGCCCTGGCCGAGACCGCCCCGCAGAAGCTCGCCCCCGTGTCCGTCGAGGACCCCGTGACCCCCGGCGACCACGTGCTCGCGTACGTCCGCGCCCAGCGCGACGCGATCGTCGAGCTCGACCCCGCCGTACGCCAGGACGTCGAGGACTCCGTGCACAGCATGCGCGTCGCCACCCGCCGGATGCGCAGTACCTTCAAGTCCTTCGGCAAGGTCCTCGACCGGGCGGTCACCGACCCGATCGGCGACGAGCTGAAGTGGCTGGCCGGCGAGCTGGGCGTGGACCGGGACCGCGAGGTGCTGAACGAACGTCTGTCGGCGGCTCTTGACGAGGTGCCGCACGCTCTCGTCTACGGTCCGGTGGCCGAGCGGCTGAGCCACTGGGCCGGGGACAGGCCCGGCGGGGCGAGCAGCCGGCTGATCGGGGTCCTCGACTCCCACCGCTACCTGGCCCTGCTCGACGCCATGGACGGACTGCTCGCCGACCCGCCGCTGCTGAAGGCGGCCGGGAAGGAGCCCGGGGACGCGCTGCCGAAGGCCGTGCGGAAGGACTTCGGCAAGGTGTCCGCGCTCGTCGAGCGGGCTCTGGAGCTGGAGCCCGGCAGCGACCGTGACGTCGCCATCCACGAGGCCCGCAAGAAGACCAAGCGCACCCGCTACGCGGCGGAGGCGGCCGTTCCGGCGCTCGGCAAGCCGGCCAAGGGCCTGGTCAAGACCATGAAGTCACTACAGAACCTGCTCGGCGAGCACCAGGACAGCGTCATGGCCCGGCAGACCCTGAGCGAGCTGTCCGCGGTCGCTCATACGGCCGGGGAGAGCGCCTTCACGTACGGGCTGCTGTACGGGCGCGAGGAGCAGCGGGCGGCGGCCGCGGAGGACCAGCTGCCCGGAGTCTGGGACGGGATCAAGGACGGGGCGGACGTCCTCTGA
- a CDS encoding TIGR03960 family B12-binding radical SAM protein, producing MPAEVAASVFPQLEALLPHVQKPIQYVGGELNSTVKPWDSCDVRWALMYPDAYEVGLPNQGVMILYEVLNEQQGVLAERTYSVWPDLEALMREHGVPQFTVDSHRPVKGFDVFGLSFSTELGYTNMLTALDLAGIPLESKDRTIDDPIVLAGGHAAFNPEPIADFIDAAIIGDGEQAVLDMTAIIRAWKAEGCPGGREEVLFRLARTGSVYIPAFYDVEYLPDGRIARVVPNKSGVPWRVSKHTVMDLDEWPYPKQPLVPLAETVHERMSVEIFRGCTRGCRFCQAGMITRPVRERSITGIGDMVDKGLKATGFEEVGLLSLSSADHSEIGDVAKGLADRYEEDKIGLSLPSTRVDAFNIDLANELTRNGRRSGLTFAPEGGSERIRKVINKMVSEDDLIRTVSTAYGNGWRQVKLYFMCGLPTETDDDVLQIADMATKVIAKGREVSRSNDIRCTVSIGGFVPKPHTPFQWAPQLSAEETDARLEKLRDKIRGDKKYGRSIGFRYHDGKPGIVEGLLSRGDRRIGAVIRAVYDDGGRFDGWREHFSYDRWMRCADKALVPFGVDVDWYTTRERTYEEVLPWDHLDSGLDKDWLWEDWQDALDETEVEDCRWTPCFDCGVCPQMDTQIQIGPTGKKLLPLTVKKSS from the coding sequence ATGCCTGCCGAAGTCGCTGCGTCGGTTTTCCCGCAGCTCGAAGCTCTGCTCCCGCATGTGCAGAAGCCGATCCAGTACGTCGGCGGAGAGCTCAACTCCACGGTCAAGCCGTGGGACTCCTGCGACGTCCGCTGGGCGCTCATGTACCCCGACGCGTACGAGGTCGGGCTGCCCAACCAGGGCGTCATGATCCTCTACGAGGTCCTGAACGAGCAGCAGGGCGTCCTCGCCGAGCGCACATACAGCGTGTGGCCGGACCTGGAGGCGCTGATGCGGGAGCACGGCGTCCCGCAGTTCACGGTGGACAGCCACCGGCCGGTGAAGGGCTTCGACGTGTTCGGCCTGTCCTTCTCCACCGAACTCGGCTACACGAACATGCTCACGGCCCTCGACCTGGCGGGCATCCCGCTTGAGTCCAAGGACCGGACCATCGACGACCCGATCGTCCTGGCGGGCGGCCACGCGGCCTTCAACCCCGAGCCGATCGCCGACTTCATCGACGCGGCGATCATCGGCGACGGCGAGCAGGCCGTGCTGGACATGACGGCGATCATCCGCGCGTGGAAGGCGGAGGGCTGCCCCGGTGGGCGCGAAGAGGTCCTCTTCCGCCTGGCGAGGACGGGCTCGGTGTACATCCCGGCGTTCTACGACGTCGAGTACCTCCCGGACGGCCGTATCGCCCGTGTCGTACCGAACAAGAGCGGTGTCCCGTGGCGTGTGTCCAAGCACACGGTCATGGACCTGGACGAGTGGCCGTACCCCAAGCAGCCGCTCGTGCCGCTCGCCGAGACGGTCCACGAGCGCATGTCGGTCGAGATCTTCCGCGGCTGCACCCGCGGCTGCCGCTTCTGCCAGGCCGGCATGATCACGCGCCCGGTGCGTGAGCGCTCGATCACCGGCATCGGCGACATGGTCGACAAGGGCCTGAAGGCGACCGGCTTCGAGGAGGTCGGCCTGCTCTCCCTCTCCTCGGCGGACCACAGCGAGATCGGCGACGTGGCGAAGGGCCTGGCGGACCGCTACGAGGAAGACAAGATCGGCCTCTCGCTCCCGTCCACCCGCGTCGACGCCTTCAACATCGACCTGGCGAACGAGCTGACGCGCAACGGCCGCCGCTCCGGTCTGACCTTCGCCCCGGAGGGCGGCTCGGAGCGCATCCGCAAGGTCATCAACAAGATGGTCTCGGAAGACGACCTGATCCGGACCGTCTCCACCGCCTACGGCAATGGCTGGCGCCAGGTGAAGCTGTACTTCATGTGCGGCCTGCCGACCGAGACCGATGACGACGTCCTGCAGATCGCCGACATGGCGACGAAGGTGATCGCCAAGGGCCGCGAGGTCTCCCGCTCGAACGACATCCGCTGCACGGTCTCGATCGGCGGCTTCGTCCCGAAGCCCCACACCCCCTTCCAGTGGGCCCCGCAGCTGTCGGCCGAGGAGACGGACGCCCGTCTCGAGAAGCTCCGCGACAAGATCCGCGGCGACAAGAAGTACGGCCGCTCGATCGGCTTCCGCTACCACGACGGCAAGCCGGGCATCGTCGAGGGCCTCCTGTCCCGCGGCGACCGCCGCATCGGCGCGGTCATCCGCGCGGTCTACGACGACGGCGGCCGCTTCGACGGCTGGCGCGAGCACTTCTCCTACGACCGCTGGATGCGGTGCGCCGACAAGGCGCTGGTCCCGTTCGGCGTCGACGTCGACTGGTACACCACCCGCGAGCGCACCTACGAGGAGGTCCTCCCCTGGGACCACCTCGACTCCGGCCTCGACAAGGACTGGCTCTGGGAGGACTGGCAGGACGCCCTCGACGAGACCGAGGTGGAGGACTGCCGGTGGACACCGTGCTTCGACTGCGGGGTGTGCCCGCAGATGGACACCCAGATCCAGATCGGCCCGACGGGCAAGAAGCTGCTGCCGCTGACGGTCAAGAAGTCCTCGTGA